CACTATATAATATCCAAAGCGCCAGCCTTCCAAGACGGGAGACTGGCGCTTTGGTTTTGACAGTTTTTTCGGCCAGAGTTCAGACAAAGTACAGACGAACTGCTGCGAAAGTCTCTACTGACCAATGACCAATGACTTTTGACAAATGACCAATCAAACAATCGTTATTAAAATAGGCACATCGACGCTTACCCAACCGGCCACCGGCAACTTAGCCCTTTCTACCATTGCCAGCCTTGTCGAAACGATCATCAGCTTAAAACAACAAGGCTATCGCGTGGTTTTAGTTTCCTCCGGCGCCGTTGGGGTGGGGTGTGCAAGACTGGGAATGAAAACCAGACCCCGCAGCATGGCCCTTAAACAAGCCGTCGCCGCCGTTGGACAGGGCCGGTTAATGCGTGTGTATGATGACTTATTTACAACATTAGGCCAGCCGGTAGCGCAAGTGCTGCTGACTCGGACAGACTTAGTACAACGCAGCCGTTATTTAAACGCCTATAACACTTTTCAAGAATTGCTGAGGTTGGGAGTGGTGCCGGTGGTTAATGAAAACGACACCGTAGCCGTAGAAGAATTAAAATTTGGCGATAACGACACTCTTTCAGCCCAGGTAGCCAGCTTGATCGAGGCCGATTGGCTATTTTTGCTCACGGATGTAGACCGGCTTTATTCTGCTGATCCGCGCAGCAACCCAGATGCTAAGCCTATTCCCCTCGTCCAAAGTTTAGATGAACTGGAAAAACTAAGCGTCCAAACCGGCGGAAGTGGTACAGCTTGGGGAACCGGGGGAATGGCCACCAAAATAGAAGCTGCTCGCATTGCCACCGGCGCCGGTGTGCGAACGGTGATTACAAACGGCGCAACACCGCGTAACGTCGAAAAAATCTTACAAGGAGAATCAATAGGCACTCAATTTGAGCCTTCTCTGTTGGCAGATCGCGCCCGCAAACGCTGGATCGCGCATGGTTTAATTCCCTCCGGCAAACTTTATCTGGATGAAGGGGCTGTGAGGGCGATTTCTAACCAGGGCAAATCTTTGCTGGCGGCGGGGATTAAAACAGTAGAAGGAGAATTTAATACCTCAGATGCGGTGGTGCTGTGCGATGAGGCCGGTCGGGAAATGGCGAGAGGGTTGGTGAACTATACCAGCGAGGAATTACAAAAAATTCGCGGCTGTCGTAGCCAAGAAATTCCTGTGATTTTGGGTTATGCCGGTGCCGAAACTGTTGTCCACCGGGATAATTTAGTGTTGAGTAATTAGTTTTTTGTCATTTGTCCTCTGTCTTTTTTGTTATAAAAAAATACCCAATTTTTCTTAATAACCAATGACAAAGGACAAAGGACAAATGACTATTAACGATTGAGCATAACAATTTCTGGGGGTGCAATTTCAGCAGAAGCGAGGCCGGTGCTACCAGAATTTAACCCTGGTTTTTTAATTGGCAGTTCTCGGTGGCTTGATTGCGAAAAAGGTTTGAGAGACTTATCTGCGGAGTCTGGTTGTGGTGGTGTTTGGGAGTTTGAATTGTTAGATAACAAAGACAGACCGCTTACTGCACCGGCCATCAAAGCAGCATAGCCAACATATAAATGTCCTGTCCGCAGATTAAAACCTGTGCTTGGTTCAGCTTGCTGCCAAGAAGGGACAACAGATTTTGCAGAGTCGGGGGTAGGAATGGAGGCGGCGAGTTGAGTGCCGTTTAGTCCCAAAGCATCACCGAGCCGGCGAACAAAACCTCGCACATAGATATCTTCTGGCAGACGTTCAATTTGGCCGTTTTCGAGGGATTCCAGGTGAGGGAGGGGGACAAGGGTATGCCAGTGTAGTTGTTGCAGCGAGAGAAATTTGGCTTGGCGGCGGGTTCGC
Above is a genomic segment from Ancylothrix sp. D3o containing:
- the proB gene encoding glutamate 5-kinase translates to MTNQTIVIKIGTSTLTQPATGNLALSTIASLVETIISLKQQGYRVVLVSSGAVGVGCARLGMKTRPRSMALKQAVAAVGQGRLMRVYDDLFTTLGQPVAQVLLTRTDLVQRSRYLNAYNTFQELLRLGVVPVVNENDTVAVEELKFGDNDTLSAQVASLIEADWLFLLTDVDRLYSADPRSNPDAKPIPLVQSLDELEKLSVQTGGSGTAWGTGGMATKIEAARIATGAGVRTVITNGATPRNVEKILQGESIGTQFEPSLLADRARKRWIAHGLIPSGKLYLDEGAVRAISNQGKSLLAAGIKTVEGEFNTSDAVVLCDEAGREMARGLVNYTSEELQKIRGCRSQEIPVILGYAGAETVVHRDNLVLSN
- a CDS encoding RodZ family helix-turn-helix domain-containing protein, which produces MLPKLAADDNQNGQPPKESSQEILRNLLGQIEGELYRSEVYHRAITTLQPQNPQNGQTSQAILKALTREAIGIALKTLIQHRATSGTQQSLNPTPAPQQPPTSGFKPFFFGSSNSQAWKLNSKQVADENCAIARTERLRQIGQELRTRRQAKFLSLQQLHWHTLVPLPHLESLENGQIERLPEDIYVRGFVRRLGDALGLNGTQLAASIPTPDSAKSVVPSWQQAEPSTGFNLRTGHLYVGYAALMAGAVSGLSLLSNNSNSQTPPQPDSADKSLKPFSQSSHRELPIKKPGLNSGSTGLASAEIAPPEIVMLNR